One window of Flavobacterium dauae genomic DNA carries:
- a CDS encoding TonB-dependent receptor, whose translation MKNRLSTVALFALFASTASYAQNKLSGVVYNTASNTALSGVEVYVKGTSDGFVTNQDGSFTITTNLNQGEIEVYSMGYVSKTITFSFDSTAELNLGTIYLNESTESLNEIVVMARGVIDVAEGRKTPIAVSTIKGADIEDKIGSRDITGVMVNTPSVYVTSESSGFGDTQMYTRGFDQSNTAFLLNGQPINGMEDGNMYWSNWSGMGDIANAIQIQRGLGSSKLAISSVGGTINFITKATEMRQGGFLKAGLGNDNYFKSTAGYSTGLLENGWGVTALFSHWQGDGYNDMTAGQGQNYFVSIGYKANEKHNFNFLITGAPQWHDQNYAKSISSYQTFGLKYNNNWGVVNGEALNDRRNYYHKPVLNLNWDWKINELSNLSTVLYASFGRGGGTGPIGSAGPALPDGTKNLQAAYDANVLAGESNYAIRSSVNNHAWYGVVSNFGHKFNDNLTFNLGLDLRSYQGDHFRQLTNLMGGSYLVDNTSTRLRDPNAHLTNTFSTNPWKVLSGFAKNPEDKYGYDYSETINYGGLFTQLEYANDRFSAFFQGAVSNQSHVRWDYYQYTPQEEKSEKVNNVGYNVKGGLSYNIDNKHTFFGNAGYYSRQPYHDNIYMSFGNTVNPFSENEEILGLELGYKFVSEFVSFNINAYKTTWANRIESEVKTVGDNDPDYPQLAGQQLFTINRGVKQDHQGIELDIQAKPLYNLEVKGFASIGDWRYKGSTVSKVRTEDREILETTLKDINNGKVGNTAQTSFGLGAKYKILPNLSIDTDYRYYQNLYANVQRKENLELPSFGLIDAGVSYALNLTDKNRLSFRVNVNNLFDTEYISQSNTANMLTGAEGETAYKGINTTNQVYFGFGRTWNASIKFTF comes from the coding sequence ATGAAAAATCGTCTAAGCACAGTGGCATTGTTTGCATTATTTGCAAGTACGGCTTCCTATGCACAAAACAAATTATCGGGTGTTGTTTACAATACGGCAAGCAATACGGCTTTGTCTGGAGTTGAAGTATATGTAAAAGGAACTTCAGATGGTTTTGTAACCAATCAAGATGGATCTTTTACCATAACTACCAACTTAAATCAGGGTGAAATCGAAGTTTATTCAATGGGATACGTATCAAAAACCATCACTTTTAGTTTTGATAGTACTGCCGAATTAAATCTGGGAACCATCTATTTAAATGAAAGCACAGAATCGTTAAACGAAATAGTTGTAATGGCTCGCGGAGTTATTGATGTTGCCGAAGGACGCAAAACACCAATTGCCGTATCAACCATTAAAGGTGCCGATATTGAAGATAAAATCGGTTCGCGCGATATTACCGGTGTAATGGTAAACACGCCATCGGTTTACGTAACAAGTGAATCAAGCGGATTTGGAGATACGCAGATGTACACCCGTGGTTTCGATCAATCAAATACAGCCTTCCTTTTAAACGGGCAGCCAATCAACGGAATGGAAGACGGTAACATGTACTGGTCTAACTGGTCTGGAATGGGCGATATTGCAAACGCAATCCAAATTCAACGTGGTTTAGGATCTTCAAAACTGGCAATCTCATCGGTTGGTGGAACCATTAACTTTATTACCAAAGCAACCGAAATGCGTCAGGGCGGATTTTTAAAAGCCGGCTTGGGTAACGATAATTATTTTAAATCTACCGCTGGATACAGCACAGGCCTGTTAGAAAATGGGTGGGGCGTAACGGCTTTGTTTTCGCACTGGCAAGGCGATGGTTATAACGATATGACTGCCGGGCAAGGACAAAACTATTTTGTGTCTATTGGATATAAAGCAAACGAAAAACACAATTTCAATTTCTTAATTACGGGTGCACCACAATGGCACGACCAAAATTATGCTAAATCTATCAGCAGTTATCAAACCTTTGGTTTAAAATACAACAACAACTGGGGTGTTGTAAACGGCGAAGCACTTAACGACAGAAGAAACTACTACCACAAACCGGTTTTAAACTTAAACTGGGATTGGAAAATTAACGAACTTTCTAACTTGTCAACTGTGTTATATGCGTCATTCGGACGTGGCGGCGGAACAGGACCAATTGGTTCGGCAGGTCCAGCATTGCCAGATGGTACAAAAAACCTTCAAGCTGCGTATGATGCCAACGTTTTAGCAGGTGAATCTAACTACGCAATTCGTTCATCGGTAAACAATCACGCTTGGTATGGTGTGGTTTCTAACTTCGGGCATAAATTCAATGATAATTTAACCTTCAATTTAGGTCTTGATTTACGCTCTTATCAGGGTGATCACTTCCGTCAGTTAACCAATTTAATGGGTGGATCTTATTTAGTTGATAATACTTCCACGCGTTTACGTGACCCAAATGCACATTTAACAAATACATTTTCTACAAATCCTTGGAAAGTATTGTCTGGTTTTGCAAAGAATCCGGAAGATAAATACGGATACGATTATTCTGAAACCATTAATTACGGTGGATTATTCACGCAGTTAGAATATGCAAACGATCGTTTTTCGGCGTTCTTCCAAGGGGCTGTATCAAACCAAAGCCATGTTCGTTGGGATTATTACCAATACACGCCGCAAGAAGAAAAATCGGAAAAAGTTAACAATGTTGGGTACAACGTAAAAGGAGGTTTAAGTTATAATATCGACAACAAACATACTTTTTTTGGTAATGCAGGTTACTATTCTCGTCAGCCATATCACGACAATATTTACATGAGTTTTGGTAACACGGTGAATCCTTTTTCTGAAAACGAAGAAATTTTGGGGTTAGAATTAGGCTATAAGTTTGTGTCAGAATTTGTATCGTTCAACATTAATGCTTACAAAACAACATGGGCAAACCGTATAGAAAGTGAAGTGAAAACTGTTGGGGATAACGATCCAGATTATCCGCAATTGGCAGGTCAACAGTTGTTTACCATTAACCGTGGTGTTAAACAAGACCACCAAGGTATCGAACTGGATATACAGGCAAAACCATTGTATAATTTAGAAGTAAAAGGTTTTGCATCTATCGGGGATTGGCGTTACAAAGGAAGTACCGTATCCAAAGTTAGAACAGAAGACCGTGAAATTTTAGAAACTACTTTAAAAGATATCAATAACGGAAAAGTAGGTAACACAGCACAAACATCATTTGGTTTAGGTGCTAAATACAAAATTTTACCAAACTTATCTATTGATACAGACTACCGTTACTACCAAAATCTGTACGCAAATGTACAGCGAAAAGAAAATTTAGAATTACCTTCTTTTGGGTTGATCGATGCAGGTGTATCTTACGCACTTAATTTAACAGATAAAAACCGTTTAAGTTTCCGTGTTAACGTAAATAACTTGTTCGATACCGAATATATTTCCCAATCAAACACCGCAAATATGTTAACTGGTGCCGAAGGCGAAACGGCGTATAAAGGCATCAACACAACCAACCAGGTTTACTTTGGTTTTGGTCGTACATGGAATGCTTCAATTAAATTTACATTCTAA
- a CDS encoding gliding motility-associated C-terminal domain-containing protein, protein MKKYYLLLLLILGLQVQAQYYKEHYIAPAPWQYWSDANEIVIGTTEPTATVSVELRKSDGTLITNLTLTANNPVSYRFQGAFTATPQNSINTIYDDRGLIVTASHPVLVNLRNIASDTGGSNATNIKGNASLVSFGYEGLGLEFRVGYYRTSTIGLNGGNPVYSVMATEDNTQVDLFSQVINLNKGQSYLFTAVPGTQIVSNKVVVMNVGSYGDTPQTCGANGEDGTFDQIAPVNSLGTKYMVVRGEGTPATAGQQPAGYGSEQTTIVATDLNTVINIRHFSPNGTAFGTPITQNMIGAGDTYTFYHGDGTNLFSTSLIESDKPIIVYSGTAVDCETDISTVLPIGGCAGSLNIQTRKFINYNNNDLPYFGFCIIESPTVPVFLGGQDIEVLTGNLRVPIGNTGLYLITFDNINVNNPTNIVLTSALPLTSSLVQQGSGFSMSAFFSSFGEAAEMPVVAKRNADCSITLEAESGYSQYVWLLDGTKYETTTTNKLIVTESGSYAVQVMRDCGLSGISAPVDVEVIPCSDLEIIKETTKQEDLDVTFTITVTNLNPYFTEPNAVVTDILPKGFAYISSSASVGTYNNDTGIWNVGALVPNQTETLTIDCRITNLGDYVNKASISGTLEDTKTSNNSDTSTIAPYIADIDAIKDDGRDFYVHGEQLEYTIRVINKGPQKAIDVEVKDVMPHETTEMSWSGNGKSGTGDLVDVIHLLDPNEEVVYNVTLRVPVDHFSAFTNTVNISSDYIQDPNPVCSRCADTDIPEFDLPKGISPNGDGKNDFLNLDGYFVDELNIYNRYGKKVYSKSDYVNEWFGQDNNGKILPTGTYFYEVKVLKTHYKTGYIYLQWQVK, encoded by the coding sequence ATGAAAAAATACTACTTATTATTACTGCTTATTTTAGGATTGCAAGTACAAGCACAGTATTATAAAGAACATTATATAGCCCCGGCACCTTGGCAATATTGGAGTGATGCAAATGAAATTGTAATTGGCACAACAGAACCAACAGCAACCGTTTCGGTAGAATTAAGAAAAAGTGACGGGACATTAATTACCAACTTAACATTAACAGCAAATAATCCGGTTTCTTATAGGTTTCAAGGTGCTTTCACAGCAACTCCACAAAATAGTATTAACACAATTTATGACGACCGGGGATTGATTGTTACCGCCTCACATCCTGTTTTGGTGAATTTAAGAAATATTGCCTCAGACACAGGGGGCAGTAATGCTACCAATATCAAAGGAAACGCTTCTTTGGTTAGTTTTGGGTATGAAGGCTTAGGGCTAGAATTTAGGGTAGGGTATTACAGAACTTCTACCATTGGGTTAAATGGAGGTAATCCTGTTTATTCTGTAATGGCAACAGAAGATAACACACAAGTAGATCTTTTTTCGCAAGTTATTAATTTAAACAAAGGGCAAAGTTATTTATTCACAGCAGTGCCTGGTACACAAATTGTTAGTAACAAAGTTGTTGTTATGAATGTGGGAAGCTACGGCGATACACCGCAAACTTGTGGCGCTAATGGAGAAGATGGTACCTTTGATCAAATTGCACCAGTAAATTCTTTAGGAACAAAATATATGGTTGTTCGTGGAGAAGGAACACCAGCTACCGCAGGTCAGCAACCAGCCGGCTATGGGTCAGAACAAACCACAATTGTTGCTACGGATCTGAATACAGTAATCAACATTCGCCATTTTAGTCCTAATGGAACCGCTTTTGGTACACCAATAACTCAGAATATGATAGGTGCAGGCGATACTTACACCTTTTATCACGGAGACGGTACTAATTTGTTTTCAACAAGTTTAATAGAGTCAGATAAACCAATTATTGTGTACTCTGGTACGGCGGTTGATTGCGAAACAGATATTTCTACCGTATTACCCATAGGCGGATGTGCCGGTTCGTTAAACATTCAAACCAGAAAGTTTATTAATTACAATAATAACGATTTACCTTATTTTGGTTTTTGTATTATAGAAAGTCCAACAGTACCGGTATTTCTTGGTGGTCAGGATATAGAGGTTCTTACAGGTAATTTGCGTGTACCTATTGGTAATACCGGATTGTATTTAATCACTTTTGACAATATCAATGTAAACAATCCCACAAATATTGTTTTAACATCTGCATTACCTTTAACATCAAGCTTGGTTCAGCAAGGTAGCGGATTTTCTATGTCGGCATTCTTCTCATCATTTGGTGAGGCTGCAGAAATGCCTGTTGTAGCAAAACGAAATGCCGATTGTAGCATTACATTAGAAGCAGAAAGTGGATACTCTCAATATGTCTGGCTTTTAGACGGAACCAAATACGAAACCACAACCACTAATAAACTTATTGTTACAGAATCGGGCAGTTATGCTGTGCAGGTAATGAGAGATTGCGGACTGTCTGGTATTTCTGCACCGGTAGATGTTGAAGTAATTCCTTGTTCAGATCTTGAAATTATTAAAGAAACCACAAAACAAGAAGATTTAGACGTTACCTTTACAATTACAGTAACAAATTTAAATCCATACTTTACAGAGCCCAATGCAGTTGTAACCGATATTCTCCCTAAAGGGTTTGCGTATATTTCGTCTTCCGCATCTGTGGGAACTTATAATAATGATACAGGTATTTGGAATGTTGGGGCTTTAGTTCCTAATCAAACAGAAACCTTAACAATTGATTGCCGTATTACAAATTTAGGCGATTATGTAAATAAAGCAAGCATTTCAGGTACGTTAGAAGATACAAAAACATCTAACAACTCAGATACATCAACAATTGCTCCTTATATTGCCGATATTGATGCAATTAAAGACGATGGACGTGATTTTTATGTACACGGTGAACAGTTAGAATATACAATCAGAGTAATAAATAAAGGACCACAAAAAGCAATAGATGTTGAGGTTAAAGATGTAATGCCGCACGAAACCACTGAAATGTCCTGGTCAGGTAACGGTAAATCGGGAACCGGCGATTTAGTTGATGTGATCCATCTGTTAGATCCAAATGAAGAAGTTGTATATAACGTAACACTTCGCGTACCTGTTGATCATTTTTCTGCATTTACCAATACAGTCAATATAAGCTCTGACTATATTCAGGATCCCAATCCGGTTTGCAGCAGATGTGCAGATACAGATATTCCTGAGTTTGATTTGCCTAAAGGAATTTCTCCAAATGGAGACGGTAAAAACGATTTTTTAAATTTAGATGGATATTTTGTAGATGAACTAAATATTTACAATAGATACGGAAAAAAAGTTTATTCAAAATCAGATTATGTGAATGAATGGTTTGGACAGGATAATAATGGAAAAATATTGCCGACAGGAACCTATTTTTATGAAGTAAAAGTTTTAAAAACTCATTATAAAACAGGTTATATCTATTTACAGTGGCAAGTAAAATAA
- the sufC gene encoding Fe-S cluster assembly ATPase SufC, translating to MLQIKNLHASVEDKEILKGINLEVKAGEVHAIMGPNGAGKSTLSSVIAGNENFEVTEGEIILEGEDLADLAPEERAHKGIFLSFQYPVEIPGVSVTNFMKTAINESRKANGLEDMPANEMLKLIKEKAELLEIDRKFLSRSLNEGFSGGEKKRNEIFQMAMLNPKIAILDETDSGLDIDALRIVSNGVNKLKNENNAVVVITHYQRLLDYIVPDFVHVLHDGKIVKTGGKELALELEEKGYDWLK from the coding sequence ATGTTACAAATAAAAAACTTACATGCCTCTGTAGAGGACAAAGAAATATTAAAAGGAATTAATCTGGAAGTTAAAGCCGGAGAGGTTCACGCAATCATGGGACCAAACGGTGCCGGAAAATCAACCTTATCATCAGTAATTGCAGGTAACGAGAATTTTGAAGTAACTGAAGGTGAAATCATTTTAGAAGGAGAAGATTTAGCTGATTTAGCTCCGGAAGAGCGTGCACACAAAGGAATTTTCTTGTCGTTTCAATATCCGGTTGAAATTCCTGGGGTTTCTGTAACCAACTTTATGAAAACGGCAATCAACGAATCGCGTAAAGCAAACGGTTTGGAAGATATGCCTGCAAACGAAATGTTGAAGTTGATTAAAGAAAAAGCAGAATTGTTGGAAATCGACCGTAAATTTTTATCTCGATCTTTAAACGAAGGTTTTTCGGGTGGAGAGAAAAAACGTAACGAGATTTTTCAAATGGCAATGTTAAATCCTAAAATTGCGATTTTAGATGAAACAGATTCTGGTTTGGATATTGATGCTTTAAGAATTGTATCAAACGGAGTAAACAAACTGAAAAATGAAAACAATGCCGTAGTTGTAATTACGCACTACCAGCGCTTGTTAGATTATATCGTTCCTGATTTTGTTCACGTTTTACACGATGGAAAAATCGTTAAAACAGGTGGTAAAGAATTAGCACTTGAATTAGAAGAAAAAGGATACGATTGGTT
- a CDS encoding four helix bundle protein — protein MAKYNSFEEMEVYQKALKFGVKVYKLTLTNEKIAKDYGLKDQLQRAALSISNNIAEGFERETKKELIRFLYFSKGSAGECRNMFNFLQLLDYINEENFYNHRNDVLEISKQLGNYIKYLKNLEMQNKKS, from the coding sequence ATGGCAAAATACAATTCATTTGAAGAAATGGAGGTTTATCAAAAAGCCCTGAAATTTGGTGTTAAAGTATATAAGTTAACACTAACAAATGAAAAAATAGCCAAAGATTACGGTTTAAAAGATCAATTACAAAGAGCAGCATTATCTATATCAAATAATATTGCGGAAGGATTTGAAAGAGAAACAAAAAAAGAATTAATTAGATTTTTGTATTTTTCTAAAGGTTCTGCAGGCGAATGTAGAAATATGTTTAATTTTTTACAATTACTAGATTATATTAATGAAGAAAATTTCTATAATCACAGAAATGATGTTTTAGAAATTTCAAAACAATTAGGAAATTACATTAAATATTTAAAAAACTTGGAAATGCAAAATAAAAAGTCGTAA
- the sufB gene encoding Fe-S cluster assembly protein SufB, with product MSKYTEEELKKELETKEYEYGFYTELESETFPVGLNEDIVRAISMKKNEPEWMTEWRLDAYRIWQEMTEPNWANVTYEKPDFQAISYYSAPKDVDPNKTLDDVDPELLAMYKKLGISIEEQKRMNNIAMDIVVDSISVATTFKETLNEKGIIFCSISEAIKEHPELVKKYIGSVVPKTDNYYAALNSAVFSDGSFCYIPKGVRCPMELSTYFRINQAGTGQFERTLLIADEGSYVSYLEGCTAPSRDENQLHAAVVELIAMNDAEIKYSTVQNWFPGDKDGKGGVFNFVTKRALAEKNAKVSWTQVETGSAVTWKYPSCILKGDNSVGEFYSIAVTNNFQQADTGTKMIHLGKNTKSTIISKGISAGKSQNSYRGLVQIGSRAENARNFSQCDSLLMGNECGAHTFPYIESKNSTAKLEHEATTSKIGEDQIFYCNQRGIPTETAIALIVNGFSREVLDKLPMEFAVEAKKLLEISLEGSVG from the coding sequence ATGAGCAAATACACAGAAGAAGAATTAAAAAAAGAATTAGAAACAAAGGAATACGAATACGGATTTTATACTGAATTAGAATCTGAAACGTTTCCTGTGGGTCTGAATGAAGATATAGTTCGAGCGATTTCGATGAAAAAGAACGAGCCCGAATGGATGACCGAATGGCGTTTAGATGCTTATAGAATTTGGCAAGAAATGACCGAGCCTAATTGGGCAAACGTAACATATGAAAAACCCGATTTTCAGGCAATTTCGTATTATTCGGCACCAAAAGATGTAGATCCAAACAAAACGTTAGACGATGTAGATCCGGAACTTTTGGCTATGTACAAAAAATTGGGCATTTCTATAGAAGAGCAAAAACGTATGAACAACATTGCAATGGATATTGTAGTTGATTCAATCTCGGTTGCTACTACTTTTAAAGAAACCTTGAACGAAAAAGGAATTATTTTCTGTTCGATTTCCGAAGCTATTAAAGAGCACCCGGAACTTGTAAAAAAATACATTGGATCTGTTGTTCCTAAAACCGATAATTATTATGCGGCATTAAATTCGGCTGTTTTCTCAGACGGATCGTTCTGTTACATACCAAAAGGCGTTCGTTGCCCAATGGAATTATCAACTTATTTCCGTATCAATCAGGCGGGTACAGGTCAGTTTGAACGTACCTTGTTAATTGCCGACGAAGGTTCGTATGTGTCTTATTTAGAAGGATGTACGGCTCCAAGTCGCGATGAAAATCAATTGCACGCCGCAGTTGTGGAGTTAATCGCAATGAACGATGCCGAAATTAAATATTCAACGGTTCAAAACTGGTTCCCGGGCGATAAAGACGGTAAAGGTGGTGTATTCAACTTTGTAACAAAACGTGCTTTGGCAGAGAAAAATGCGAAGGTTTCTTGGACACAGGTTGAAACAGGATCGGCAGTTACTTGGAAATATCCGTCGTGTATTTTAAAAGGCGATAATTCGGTGGGCGAGTTTTACTCAATTGCTGTAACCAACAATTTCCAGCAGGCAGATACCGGAACAAAAATGATTCATTTAGGAAAAAATACCAAATCAACCATTATTTCAAAAGGAATTTCGGCAGGTAAATCGCAGAATTCATACCGTGGCTTGGTGCAGATTGGTTCGCGTGCAGAAAATGCCCGTAACTTTTCACAATGTGATTCATTGTTAATGGGTAACGAATGTGGTGCACATACTTTTCCTTATATCGAATCAAAAAACTCAACAGCCAAGTTAGAGCACGAAGCTACCACGAGTAAAATTGGAGAGGATCAGATTTTCTACTGCAACCAACGCGGAATTCCAACCGAAACGGCAATTGCCTTAATCGTAAACGGATTTTCACGCGAGGTTTTAGACAAACTACCAATGGAATTTGCTGTAGAAGCTAAAAAACTATTAGAAATTTCGTTAGAAGGATCGGTGGGGTAA
- a CDS encoding GEVED domain-containing protein, whose product MSNFYSKAFKKAVVFALFVGATVNAQTTYCVPTYSGWAVNEPAEPITLVQFGTGTGSINNSSTDVVSTATPRYEDYSSISMNVQRGQTYDLKVKGTTNGNFTNYITVYFDWNGDGVFSNTTPPDAAAQQQLTNQPEKHQHTTAIVNSTGIDNIEMNHTVTIPNDAVLGTIRMRVVKNMNAPSNSPCTNPFFPRGQVEDYTLNVVNAGTTPNPCTAVATIDEDFETFTAFPENCWTSNKSTPMADLDADKTSANQFISLYSFMSANDPIYLVTPELSTIDGNHLLEFDIVSTNAASSNIEVGTMTDNTDFSTFVPVGTAFNLTVGTHSSAYIPANAGHKYVAIKFTSNGQHQAVSIDNVKWTTTAATPTFDTSKVTVYPNPTTGIFNVESDLDIKQMEVYNSLGQKILTTTNRQINLQTAANGLYFVTVTTNNGAQASYKLIKK is encoded by the coding sequence ATGAGTAATTTTTATTCTAAAGCTTTTAAAAAAGCAGTTGTTTTTGCTTTATTTGTTGGAGCAACAGTTAATGCACAAACTACATATTGCGTACCTACCTACAGTGGGTGGGCGGTAAATGAACCTGCAGAGCCTATTACCTTAGTACAGTTTGGTACAGGTACGGGATCTATCAATAATTCTTCAACAGATGTGGTTTCGACTGCCACACCACGTTACGAAGATTATTCGTCTATTTCAATGAATGTACAACGCGGACAAACGTATGATTTAAAAGTTAAAGGAACTACAAACGGTAACTTTACAAATTACATAACGGTTTATTTTGATTGGAATGGCGATGGTGTTTTTTCAAATACAACACCGCCCGATGCAGCAGCTCAACAACAATTAACAAATCAACCAGAAAAACATCAACATACCACGGCTATTGTTAATAGCACAGGTATAGATAACATAGAAATGAACCATACGGTTACTATTCCTAACGACGCTGTTTTGGGAACGATAAGAATGCGTGTTGTTAAAAATATGAATGCACCGTCTAATTCGCCTTGTACCAATCCGTTTTTCCCAAGAGGACAAGTAGAAGATTATACTTTGAATGTTGTAAATGCAGGCACAACCCCTAATCCATGTACTGCCGTTGCAACAATTGATGAAGATTTTGAAACGTTTACAGCATTCCCGGAAAATTGCTGGACATCAAATAAATCAACTCCTATGGCCGATTTAGATGCTGACAAAACATCAGCAAACCAATTCATTAGTTTATATAGTTTTATGAGTGCAAATGACCCTATTTATCTTGTAACTCCGGAATTATCAACTATTGACGGAAACCATTTGTTAGAGTTTGACATTGTTTCAACAAATGCAGCTTCATCAAATATCGAAGTAGGTACAATGACCGATAATACTGATTTTTCTACATTTGTACCTGTTGGTACAGCATTTAACCTAACAGTAGGTACACATTCATCAGCTTACATTCCGGCAAATGCAGGTCATAAATATGTAGCTATTAAATTCACTTCTAACGGACAACACCAAGCAGTGTCTATTGACAACGTTAAATGGACAACAACTGCGGCTACGCCAACGTTTGATACAAGTAAAGTAACTGTTTACCCTAACCCAACAACCGGAATTTTCAACGTAGAATCTGATTTGGATATTAAACAAATGGAAGTTTACAACTCTTTAGGACAAAAAATTTTAACAACCACTAACAGACAGATTAATTTACAAACTGCTGCAAATGGATTATATTTTGTAACTGTTACAACAAACAACGGAGCTCAGGCTTCTTATAAATTGATTAAAAAATAA
- a CDS encoding HesB/IscA family protein, whose product MIKVSESAARRAKMLMEDDGLNPETAFIRVGVKSGGCSGLEYELKFDENALENDKIFEDNGVKIAVDKKSFLYLVGTTLEFSGGLNGKGFVFNNPNAARTCGCGESFSL is encoded by the coding sequence ATGATAAAAGTATCAGAATCGGCTGCAAGAAGAGCTAAAATGTTGATGGAAGATGACGGATTAAACCCAGAAACAGCTTTCATTCGTGTGGGAGTGAAAAGTGGTGGTTGTTCAGGATTGGAATACGAACTAAAGTTTGATGAAAATGCTTTAGAAAACGATAAAATTTTTGAAGACAACGGTGTAAAAATCGCTGTAGATAAAAAAAGTTTTCTGTATTTAGTAGGTACAACTTTAGAATTTTCAGGCGGTTTAAACGGTAAAGGATTTGTTTTTAACAATCCTAATGCAGCCAGAACATGTGGTTGCGGAGAATCATTCTCATTGTAA